One segment of Cutaneotrichosporon cavernicola HIS019 DNA, chromosome: 4 DNA contains the following:
- a CDS encoding uncharacterized protein (Four repeated domains in the Fasciclin I family of proteins, present in many other contexts), whose product MRPVALLAFAAAVSAAQLPLASSEPDMEPYSETIMSTLSASNKHGTFVHLLQRSKLVPMLSRFNGSIFAPTDAAWKAWEDAHRPDTDERVHGWLGTSGLAEWLLNDDEAEAALARRVAAAGVDGPRVRAEADNQNWAMRQHLLYHILNYTLTERDWAPREENNITIETTLLFPMGKEPAPSPIPPPGTPWTPTHGQGLLGSHGQRLRVALPGSVEGGDRGLVGFDHFGKNGACVWDGSGWENDPNNTHIWTGRDPDTDKNKDRKKERGVRWVRNGVVIGLDGVLAPPSSLLDTLRNTPQLAYLAQLLDVPQETQLPLPPSLDEAKHVTLFVASEDAFTTAFDDLERGYLRGLFGIEGLSRVLAPGTILVLDDKHPVGWSDMWSKKGTNVSSASDILEVTGKNGSLSVNGTTAEVVDIFTANGVIHIMPNVILPEGFELLNSAEKVLLSRNATRFVSLMRSANLSVRYIGEPGKKAKRGFTILAPTDDAIDYMGYLGSQGVLPLELSGLFPQSIAGPLGLSSVPGPPADDTSPLAQLLKYHILAGSYAPDDVKDDMLIPTELSTAELGGARQPIRVEVSERRMSGATWDVEVGEISFGGASVVGQPVKSGDTIIYFMSEILAPPLDTLQTAIGDLQLSTYIAAVYAAGLERSIKKNPATTYFLPRNKAFNNLGLAMKYLLLPEGRDELRKVLRYHAVEQLLYTRDVEVGLTVLKTMEGGNILLDRSDNNNYTLRSPSQWPKHDSGSASVPSNGDLRPAVLRAHNALTETGVIHIIDSVVLPADVKINIAKLIRGSKQHTMPELLVKAGFGWILEGRQPTDEEVSDLGLPGDFRTLGKSKNGKGDGNANPDDLAQPAYTVLVPTDKAFSRINMTYYFSDPEALKRLLKLHIIPSNLGASLPKGSSEHGPRQPPADNTPLALEDDVVYPTLLVFESQYGEVGFRAQGDDDFLVGVRNARGGSSDRPARTGPAGRASVRWEAAKQSIIGILSTTSIHSDAHTADDPASTPLWRGGMTLGGGVIVIDAVLEPYDPPWFTRWGWLVLTVFGTVAVVSLAGVSVWWWWATTKKKQEGYERLATAQEEARQEEENRHWRRTSRET is encoded by the exons ATGAGGCCGGTCGCCCTGCTCGCCTTTGCGGCTGCAGTGTCGGCCGCACAGCTGCCTCTGGCAAGCTCAGAGCCAGACATGGAAC CCTATTCCGAGACAATAATGAGCACGCTGTCCGCTTCTAACAAGCACGGCACCTTTGtgcacctcctccagcgGTCCAAGCTCGTGCCGATGTTGAGCCGGTTTAATGGATCGATCTTTGCACCGACAGACGCAGCATGGAAGGCGTGGGAAGATGCGCACCGGCCCGACACGGACGAGCGCGTACACGGTTGGCTTGGGACGTCGGGTCTCGCCGAGTGGctcctcaacgacgacgaggccgaagccgcgctcgcgcgccgcgtcgctgcAGCTGGGGTCGACGGGCCGCGCGTTCGTGCGGAAGCAGACAATCAGAACTGGGCAATGCGGCAGCATCTCCTGTACCATATCCTCAACTACACGCTCACAGAGAGGGATTGGGCGCCACGGGAAGAGAATAACATTACTATCGAAACGACCTTGCTATTCCCTATGGGCAAGGAAccggcgccctcgcctATCCCACCACCTGGGACGCCGTGGACCCCCACACATGGACAGGGGCTACTTGGCAGTCATGGTCAGCGGCTACGCGTCGCTCTGCCAGGCAGTGTGGAGGGCGGGGATCGCGGGCTCGTTGGCTTCGATCACTTCGGTAAGAACGGGGCTTGTGTGTGGGACGGCTCTGGGTGGGAGAATGATCCGAACAACACACACATCTGGACAGGTAGGGATCCCGACACAGACAAGAACAAGGACAGGAAGAAAGAACGCGGCGTGCGGTGGGTACGCAacggcgtcgtcatcggcctcgacggcgtgctCGCCCCACCCTCGAGCCTCCTAGACACGTTGCGAAACACGCCTCAGCTGGCGTATCTTGCGCAGCTGCTTGACGTGCCGCAGGAGACGCAGCTCCCACTCCCGCCGtccctcgacgaggccaagcacGTGACATTGTTCGTGGCGTCCGAGGACGCGTTCACGACAGCGttcgacgacctcgagcgcggaTACCTCCGGGGTTTGTTTGGCATCGAAGGCCTCAGCCGCGTGCTGGCGCCCGGCACGATCCTGGTGCTTGACGACAAGCATCCCGTTGGCTGGAGCGACATGTGGAGCAAGAAGGGCACGAATGTCTCAAGCGCCAgcgacatcctcgaggtAACTGGGAAGAACGGCTCGCTCTCAGTAAACGGCACGACCGCTGAAGTTGTGGACATTTTCACCGCCAACGGCGTGATCCACATCATGCCCAACGTCATCCTGCCTGAGGGCTTCGAGCTGCTGAACTCGGCTGAGAAGGTACTACTGTCGCGCAATGCGACGCGCTTTGTGTCACTCATGCGCTCGGCCAACCTATCCGTTCGGTATATTGGCGAGCCAGGGAAAaaggccaagcgcggcTTTACAATCCTCGCCCCGAccgacgacgccatcgaTTACATGGGTTACCTCGGGTCGCAGGGCGTGCTCCCACTTGAGCTGTCTGGGCTCTTCCCCCAGAGCATTGCGGGGCCGCTGGGACTGTCATCAGTGCCTGGACCTCCTGCGGATGACACTTCTCCGTTAGCCCAGCTGCTCAAATACCACATCCTTGCAGGCAGTTACGCGCCGGACGATGTCAAGGACGATATGCTGATCCCGACCGAGCTCTCAACTGCCGAGCTCGGAGGCGCACGTCAGCCAATCCGTGTCGAAGTCTCGGAGCGCCGCATGTCGGGCGCCACCTgggacgtcgaggtcggcgagatCTCGTttggcggcgcgagcgtTGTCGGCCAGCCGGTCAAGAGCGGCGACACGATCATCTACTTCATGTCCGAGATCCTTGCACCACCACTCGACACGCTGCAGACCGCCATCGGCGACCTGCAGCTGTCCACGTACATTGCTGCCGTATACGCAGCGGGTCTCGAGCGCTCGATCAAGAAGAACCCTGCCACCACTTATTTTCTCCCTCGTAACAAGGCTTtcaacaacctcggcctcgcgaTGAAgtacctcctcctccctgagggccgcgacgagctgcgcaaggTGCTGCGCTACCATGCGGTCGAACAACTGCTCTACACGCGCGATGTCGAAGTCGGGCTGACAGTCCTCAAGACGATGGAAGGAGGCAATATCTTGCTTGACAGGAGCGACAACAACAACTATACGCTCCGCTCGCCGTCCCAGTGGCCGAAGCACGACTCTGGCAGCGCGTCTGTCCCTTCCAACGGCGACCTGCGGCCAGCTGTCCTGCGCGCACACAACGCACTGACGGAGACGGGTGTGATCCACATCATCGACAgcgtcgtcctccccgCTGACGTCAAAATTAATATCGCAAAGCTCATCCGCGGCTCGAAGCAGCACACGATGCCagagctcctcgtcaaggcaGGCTTCGGATGGATTCTCGAAGGGCGTCAGCCGACTGACGAAGAGGTGTCagacctcggcctccctGGGGACTTCCGCACCTTGGGCAAGAGCAAGAACGGTAAGGGGGATGGAAACGCGAAccccgacgacctcgcccagccGGCGTACACTGTCCTGGTGCCGACGGATAAGGCGTTCTCGCGCATTAACATGACGTACTACTTCTCGGACCCCGAGGCACTCAAGCGCTTGCTGAAACTGCACATCATCCCGTCGAACTTGGGCGCGAGCTTGCCCAAAGGTAGCTCGGAACACGGGCCGCGCCAGCCACCCGCGGACAACACACCTCTGGCGCTcgaagacgacgtcgtGTACCCCACTCTCCTCGTATTTGAGAGTCAGTACGGTGAGGTTGGCTTCCGCGCCCAAGGGGACGACGACTTTCTTGTCGGTGTGCGCAATGCACGTGGAGGGTCTTCCGATCGCCCGGCTCGCACAGGCCCAGCGGGCCGCGCAAGTGTGCGATGGGAAGCAGCCAAGCAGTCTATCATCGGCATCCTCTCAACCACCAGCATTCATTCTGACGCCCACACTGCTGATGATCCCGCCAGCACGCCCCTCTGGCGGGGAGGCATGActctcggcggcggcgtgatTGTCATCGACGCCGTGCTCGAGCCATACGACCCGCCGTGGTTTACGCGCTGGGGCTGGCTCGTGCTCACGGTCTTTGGCACCGTCGCAGTCGTGAGCTTGGCTGGGGTGAGcgtgtggtggtggtgggccACCACCAAGAAGAAGCAGGAGGGGTACGAGCGGCTCGCCACGGCACAAGAGGAGGCACgacaggaggaggagaaccGGCATTGGCGCAGAACGAGCCGCGAGACGTAG
- a CDS encoding uncharacterized protein (RhoGEF domain) produces the protein MPPIVTGSPFRRPRSRSRGPAARSPSPPPLPPKKSYIDLNSSARRSFPDAQGKPLRAFLSDVVVVGPENNETTALLSKLGDIVERPTAIPRPPKAIASTLPQPTGEREGSKQEELGKLLRSRIEELVRTERSYVSRVKALKLSYADPLRHFAKSPSTSIIPVYEAKTLFGNIDAVLPAAMAFLADLEKMWESGQADMVVGDVCLNHLKTLKTLDCFRTYIANQDEAQKTFNEMKRKHPRFVTFIDSTKYQTTGIGNIGLFELLMEPVQRVPRYILLWEEMVKYMSVLSPQRAKLLEAKDIASRIARCEPDERTVRATVMYSLERNVDGFPASLYSNNRDYLDSIDAEDMTTDGVIYNPRASRPVSIKSGKSSTVTSFGSSSSFASPQKEVGTPNPLHCTLVLFDDKLMITKRQVQAISGCRATGLDDIKGLIKSGGGVAVKEKDGARRAQLKFRGVVDILDVRIADVGNGDFQLFFEQPIADQGDRWNLPLRTFQVCHPPAPVGLDSQAARTDKLRFVQNVWAAQALARSKILPSQVKQTPYVLVSDETFDVDGSRVKAYWNVWTMVGWSAEQRKAKVLVEVAGSDYGDLPLPEPDESTTLIIRLEPLAGDLCRVSYIPAKGEPVVRELIGSEDVNKTVVERISKAMVYVLPSNNPNPLMQTPTLSKRASRMLFGSSTASSRGGHGSGDGFGSTSTTSTHRSRSITSRSSGMDSSALSGVDTISSAGHGLSQASPASPCSPMSPYNPSSPPRSLAKLESGQGRASPAMEDYSDDRLAFRLDEARNNSRSLAAMASPRLPPPFPSAPSRVTAMREQLEARERHAKAAAEEDERMKTRSSPLKPGMSPGDLITRVQVPTLASSITESLSRDSSLGYLPQSPTKSVLSRAGTLSRSGTMSPKGPRQPPGRGGYVAPLPPPTASIVPSMLQQPDAVAMENVMNGVSQPTPLSIPSHAGTEAPPTRRPLPIPQGPAAPPPTVSRLMGLGAAPKLRSISGSRGPPPNDENVSPVAQKRAHPAEHLSPRKRTPSDTVTSRHEGDLTPTQAHMPRYPSTLSAGPSRAGSCSGSGKRILTPRDERRSSGALTPSKRVSSVASVASVASMQSTTSTATVDTVCTLKSAIEQCDVVMSDHPDLASAADAARQTIGDARKQARAVRKNVVVLSKQLKESRRERRFERQASLARSPHNRNIHLISSTDDVTSFGADIPLYKDSSEEQLKVLVNSTQAVEDHLAQALADTERVRMLARNASLQADLVAQLEAQVTRAKEREDLLHTQLAAKEMEVDEIYNAFNVELDGMYNDIALGTEDAVQTALRQDLQTTKGKRNELALENQRLRDELAKERLRREQMAGVLRMHGGPDLSVTHDEA, from the exons ATGCCCCCCATCGTCACCGGATCCCCCTTCCGCCGTCCTCGCAGCCGCTCACGTGGACCCGCTGCccgctccccctccccaccccccctcccacctAAGAAGTCGTATATCGACCTCAACTCGTCCGCACGCCGATCCTTCCCCGACGCCCAGGGCAAACCACTCCGCGCCTTCCTCAGTGATGTCGTGGTTGTCGGGCCGGAGAACAACGAAACGACCGCTCTCTTAAGCAAGCTCGGAGACATCGTCGAGCGGCCCACGGCCATTCCGCGGCCCCCAAAGGCGATTGCATCTACATTGCCGCAACCCAcaggggagagggagggttCGAAGCAAGAGGAATTGGGCAAGCTGCTCAGAAGCCGGATTGAGGAGCTCGTACGAACCGAGCGGTCTTACGTGTCACGCGTCAAGGCCTTGAAGCTC TCGTACGCCGACCCCCTGCGACACTTTGCCAAGTCGCCCAGTACTAGCATCATCCCTGTGTACGAGGCCAAGACGTTGTTTGGCAACATAGATGCGGTGCTGCCCGCAGCGATGGCGTTTCTGGCAGATCTTGAGAAGATGTGGGAGAGCGGACAAGCTGACATGGTCGTCGGGGATGTCTGCCTTAATCAT CTCAAGACCCTTAAGACCCTCGACTGCTTCCGGACATACATCGCAAACCAGGATGAGGCGCAGAAGACGTTCAacgagatgaagaggaaaCACCCTAGATTCGTGACCTTTATTGAT AGCACCAAGTATCAGACTACAGGCATCGGAAACATCGGGCTGTTTGAGCTACTGATGGAGCCTGTTCAGCGTGTCCCGCGATACATTCTTCTTTGGGAAG AAATGGTCAAATACATGTCGGTACTTTCTCCTCAGCGCGCCAAGCTGTTGGAAGCAAAGGACATTGCATCGCGCATTGCACGCTGCGAACCAGATGAGCGGACTGTGCGGGCTACTGTTATGTACTCCTTGGAGCGCAACGTCGATGGGTTCCCT GCGAGCCTCTACAGTAACAACCGCGACTATCTCGACTCgatcgacgccgaggacatgACCACAGACGGAGTGATCTACAACCCTCGCGCCAGTCGCCCTGTGTCTATCAAGTCTGGCAAGTCAAGCACTGTTACGTCGTTCGGCTCCAGCAGCAGCTTTGCATCGCCGCAGAAGGAGGTTGGCACACCCAACCCGCTTCACTGCACACTCGTCTTGTTCGACGACAAACTCATGATCACCAAGCGCCAGGTCCAGGCTATCAGTGGCTGCAGGGCAACCGGGCTCGATGACATCAAGGGCCTTATAAAGTCCGGGGGCGGCGTAGCagtcaaggagaaggacggcgcgcggcgggccCAACTCAAGTTCCGCGGCGTGGTAGACATCTTGGACGTTCGTATCGCAGACGTTGGAAATGGAGACTTCCAACTCTTCTTCGAGCAACCCATTGCAGACCAAGGCGACCGCTGGAACTTGCCACTCCGCACATTCCAGGTGTGCCACCCGCCAGCACCAGTCGGGCTCGATTCTCAAGCAGCCCGCACAGACAAGCTTCGCTTTGTACAGAATGTCTGGGCCGCAcaggcgctcgcgcgcagcaAGATACTTCCGTCACAGGTAAAGCAGACCCCATACGTCCTAGTTAGCGACGAGACCTTTGACGTCGACGGGTCGCGAGTGAAAGCCTACTGGAATGTCTGGACGATGGTGGGATGGTCTGCCGAACAGCGAAAG GCAAAGGTcctggtggaggtcgcAGGCTCAGACTACGGCGACTTGCCTCTACCCGAGCCCGATGAGTCGACCACACTCATCATCCGCTTAGAGCCGTTGGCTGGGGACCTCTGCCGCGTCTCTTACATCCCAGCGAAGGGTGAGCCTGTCGTCCGCGAGCTCATCGGATCAGAGGACGTGAACAAGACCGTTGTGGAGAGGA TCTCGAAGGCCATGGTCTACGTGCTGCCATCCAACAACCCGAACCCGTTAATGCAGACGCCGACGCTCAGCAAGAGAGCCTCGCGTATGCTCTTCGGCTCCAgcaccgcctcctcccgaGGAGGGCACGGCAGCGGCGATGGCTTCGGCTCAACAAGCACGACGAGCACGCACCGCAGCCGCTCCATCACTAGTCGGAGCTCGGGGATGGACAGCAGCGCACTCTCAGGCGTCGACACCATCTCCTCAGCTGGCCACGGTTTGTCTCAAGCGTCACCCGCTTCACCGTGCTCGCCCATGTCGCCCTACAACccctcgtcgcctccgAGGTCACTTGCCAAGTTAGAGAGTGGCCAGGGCCGGGCTTCTCCTGCTATGGAGGACTACTCGGACGACAGGCTCGCTTTTCGtcttgacgaggcgcgcaacAACTCCCGCTCCCTCGCAGCGATGGCATCGCCgcgtcttcctccacccTTCCCGAGTGCGCCTTCACGGGTTACGGCCATGCGTGAGCAGCTGGAGGCACGCGAGCGCCATGCCAAAGCcgccgcggaggaggacgagagaATGAAGA cccgctcgtcgccgttAAAGCCGGGCATGTCCCCAGGAGACCTGATCACGCGAGTCCAGGTCCCAACATTAGCCTCTTCGATCACGGAGAGTCTCTCGCGCGACTCGTCCTTAGGTTATTTACCCCAGTCGCCGACAAAGTCGGTGCTCTCCAGGGCAGGCACATTAAGCCGATCCGGCACGATGTCTCCGAAGGGTCCCCGCCAGCCGCCCGGGAGGGGCGGATATGTCGCTCCTCTGCCGCCTCCGACAGCCAGTATCGTTCCCTCAATGCTGCAGCAGCCCGATGCTGTTGCGATGGAGAATGTGATGAATGGCGTGTCCCAGCCAACGcccctctccatccccagCCACGCCGGAACTGAGGCCCCGCCGACGCGGAGACCGCTTCCCATACCACAGGGTCCAGCCGCCCCACCTCCGACGGTCTCGCGGCTGATGGGCCTAGGCGCCGCTCCGAAGCTTAGATCCATCTCTGGAAGCCGCGGGCCTCCGCCTAACGACGAGAACGTCTCGCCTGTCGCTCAGAAGCGTGCACACCCCGCCGAACACCTGTCGCCACGCAAGAGAACGCCGAGCGACACGGTCACGTCCCGCCACGAGGGCGACCTAACGCCGACGCAGGCTCACATGCCCCGATACCCATCGACCCTCAGCGCAGGCCCGTCGAGGGCGGGGTCGTGTTCAGGGTCTGGCAAGAGAATCCTCACGCCCAGAGATGAGAGGCGATCGAGTGGTGCCCTCACTCCTTCGAAGAGAGTATCAAGCGTAGCCTCCGTCGCCAGCGTCGCAAGCATGCAGAGTACAACGTCAACCGCGACCGTTGATACGGTCTGCACGCTCAAGTCAGCCATTGAGCAGTGCGACGTGGTGATGAGCGACCACCCGGACCTCGCTTCCGCGGCCGATGCCGCCAGGCAAACA ATTGGAGATGCACGCAAGCAGGCCCGTGCCGTGCGCAAGAACGTGGTGGTGTTGAGCAAGCAATTGAAGGAGTCGCGGCGTGAACGCCGGTTTGAGAGGCAAGCGAGtttggcgcgctcgccgcacAACCGCAATATACAT ctcatctcctccaccgACGACGTGACGAGTTTCGGTGCCGACATCCCCTTGTACAAGGACAGCTCAGaggagcagctcaaggtcCTCGTGAACAGTACCcaggcggtcgaggaccACCTCGCCCAAGCGCTAGCCGATACCGAACGAGTGCGCAtgctcgcgcgcaacgCGAGCCTGCAGGCAGACCTTGttgcccagctcgaggcgcaaGTAACCCGCGCAAAGGAACGCGAGGATCTCCTCCACACCCAGCTTGCTGcgaaggagatggaggtggacgagATCTACAATGCCTTCAatgtcgagctggacggGATGTACAACGACATCGCGCTGGGTACAGAGGACGCTGTGCAGACTGCGCTGCGACAAGATCTCCAAACAACCAAAGGAAAGAGgaacgagctcgccctcgagaaCCAGCggctgcgcgacgagctcgccaaagAGCGCTTGCGCCGGGAGCAGATGGCTGGCGTTCTCCGGATGCATGGAGGGCCGGATTTGTCGGTGACGCATGACGAGGCGTAG